One Vitis riparia cultivar Riparia Gloire de Montpellier isolate 1030 chromosome 4, EGFV_Vit.rip_1.0, whole genome shotgun sequence genomic window carries:
- the LOC117912929 gene encoding transcriptional corepressor SEUSS-like, producing the protein MMPSGPSTSIGGSQSASAALLRSNSGILAQGGPQGAYSSLSSVRPQYDMNLVGNAQNISSGLSQSLGSGGSNSGLSHSGSFQHGGLDTGPEFDALSIAANDIAFAPPAASFQQLNSGNPGSSSQVQNQHTLNSSGNQVLPDQLQSQLQQLERQKFHHGQQLLQQFSQQQLHQLHPQQQPYQATQGGSGGVGVNDQNCPQQQLQLSQQNQVGRGIPPVKIQPNRLDQQMFLQQQQQRQQFLHMSRQSSHATAAQLNLLQQQRLLQLQQQKQQQQLLKATQQQPQLQPQFQQPNLPAKLVYEPGMCAQRLTQYMIQQKHRPDGNNIEFWQKFVAEFFAPNAKKRWCISQYGNNRQTNSPFPQDVWHCEICNRRPGRGFETTFEVLPRLCKIKYDSGTLEELLYFDMPHEYQDAAGQIVLDFAKAVQESVFEQLRVVRDGQLRIVFSPDLKICSWLFCARHHEELIPRRSIIPQVSQLGVVAQKYHAAAQNPSNVSMQELKNNCNTFVSSARQLAKALEVPLVNDLGYTKRFVRCLQISEVVNCMKDLIDYSRETEKGPIECLTEFPRRSSRSSGMHNQLEEQQHLQQQNTRQRMNNDDYALRGSATQVSACNGVPSVSNGHSITSTSTSATAIVGLLCQNSMNSRHENQMNNPNSPFSATPGQIPSAGSSTTPPSTQLNPSSPFSCLTPSSSHNPTPLSQTVLTAEATANHITSENSPTNILFQKSSESNEADPNEHLSSVERIIQEIMSSSQFNSAGSMISVGSVGNNVKNGSGMTQINHSSIGGGDSTMGSRINSNSSVGAAGFGNFDGGIGVSATANRIRATMGNNSMTSSVEVGMPSMPQDVTMNNKQQDMKSLNGVGGGLNDFNNLRFN; encoded by the exons ATGATGCCATCGGGACCATCAACATCAATTGGTGGTTCCCAGTCTGCCTCGGCTGCACTCCTGAGATCGAACTCAGGGATTTTGGCTCAAGGTGGTCCACAGGGAGCATATTCTTCACTTTCTTCAGTTCGGCCACAGTATGACATGAATTTGGTCGGAAATGCACAAAACATCTCCTCTGGCCTCAGTCAATCTCTTGGAAGTGGGGGTTCGAACTCTGGCCTCTCTCATTCAGGGAGTTTTCAACATGGAGGCCTTGATACAGGGCCTGAGTTTGATGCGCTTTCTATTGCAGCAAATGACATTGCTTTCGCTCCACCAGCTGCATCATTTCAACAACTGAACAGTGGGAATCCTGGCTCATCCAGCCAAGTTCAAAACCAGCATACTCTAAACTCTTCTGGGAATCAGGTATTGCCAGATCAACTGCAATCTCAACTCCAACAGCTTGAGCGGCAGAAATTTCACCACGGACAGCAGTTGCTGCAGCAATTCAGCCAACAGCAGCTACATCAATTGCACCCTCAACAGCAGCCATATCAAGCAACTCAAGGTGGGTCGGGGGGTGTGGGTGTGAATGATCAAAATTGCCCACAGCAACAGTTGCAATTATCACAACAGAACCAGGTTGGCAGAGGTATTCCACCTGTCAAAATTCAACCTAATCGTTTAGACCAACAAATGTTTTTGCAGCAGCAACAGCAACGTCAACAATTTCTTCACATGTCGAGGCAGTCTTCTCACGCTACTGCTGCTCAGTTGAATCTTTTGCAACAGCAGCGTTTGTTGCAGCTGCAACAACAAAAGCAGCAACAACAATTGTTGAAGGCAACTCAGCAGCAACCTCAATTGCAGCCCCAGTTTCAACAGCCAAATCTGCCTGCAAAACTGGTCTATGAACCTGGAATGTGTGCTCAGCGTTTAACTCAGTACATGATTCAGCAGAAGCATAGGCCTGAT GGCAACAATATTGAATTCTGGCAGAAATTTGTTGCTGAATTTTTTGCTCCCAATGCGAAGAAAAGATGGTGTATATCACAATATGGAAATAACCGACAAACAAATAGCCCTTTTCCTCAG GATGTCTGGCACTGTGAAATATGCAATCGCAGGCCTGGTCGTGGTTTTG AAACAACTTTTGAAGTTCTCCCCAGGCTATGCAAAATCAAGTATGACAGTGGCACTTTGGAAGAGCTTCTATATTTTGATATGCCCCATGAATATCAGGATGCAGCCGGTCAGATTGTACTAGACTTTGCTAAAGCAGTACAAGAAAGTGTCTTTGAGCAACTGCGTGTAGTTCGTGATGGGCAACTTCGTATTGTTTTCTCCCCAGATCTAAAG aTCTGCTCTTGGCTGTTTTGTGCTCGGCATCATGAGGAACTTATCCCTCGAAGATCAATCATACCTCAG GTTAGTCAGCTTGGAGTTGTGGCGCAAAAATACCATGCTGCTGCTCAAAATCCATCAAACGTTTCAAtgcaagaattaaaaaataactgtAATAC GTTTGTCTCATCAGCTCGTCAATTAGCAAAAGCATTGGAAGTGCCATTAGTTAATGATTTAGGATATACAAAGAGATTTGTGCGGTGCCTTCAG ATATCAGAGGTTGTGAACTGTATGAAAGATTTGATTGACTATAGCCGAGAAACCGAGAAAGGACCTATAG AATGTTTGACCGAGTTTCCTCGTAGAAGCAGCCGATCATCTGGGATGCATAACCAATTGGAGGAGCAGCAACACCTTCAGCAACAAAATACAAGGCAGAGGATGAATAATGATGATTATGCTTTAAGGGGATCAGCCACTCAGGTTTCTGCCTGTAATGGTGTTCCAAGTGTCAGTAATGGCCACAGCATAACATCTACTTCAACATCTGCCACCGCAATTGTTGGGCTTCTCTGCCAGAATTCCATGAACTCCAGGCATGAAAACCAGATGAATAATCCTAATAGTCCCTTTTCCGCAACTCCAGGTCAGATCCCATCTGCTGGGTCCTCAACTACACCACCATCAACACAACTCAACCCCTCCTCTCCTTTCTCGTGTCTGACACCATCCTCATCTCACAATCCCACTCCACTTTCTCAGACTGTCTTAACAGCAGAAGCCACTGCAAACCACATCACTTCAGAAAATTCACCTACAAATATCCTTTTCCAAAAATCATCTGAGTCAAACGAGGCAGATCCAAATGAACACCTGAGCTCTGTTGAGAGAATAATACAAGAAATTATGAGTTCATCACAGTTTAACAGTGCAGGTAGCATGATCAGTGTAGGTTCCGTTGGAAACAATGTGAAAAATGGTAGTGGGATGACACAAATAAACCACAGTTCTATTGGTGGTGGCGACAGCACAATGGGAAGCAGGATAAATAGCAATTCAAGTGTTGGGGCTGCAGGATTTGGAAACTTTGATGGTGGAATTGGTGTCTCTGCCACAGCTAATAGAATCAGAGCAACCATGGGGAATAACTCTATGACCTCAAGTGTTGAGGTAGGCATGCCATCGATGCCTCAGGATGTTACTATGAACAATAAGCAACAGGATATGAAATCTCTCAATGGGGTTGGAGGAGGATTAAATGATTTCAATAATCTCCGGTTCAACTAG
- the LOC117913597 gene encoding serine/threonine-protein phosphatase 7 long form homolog isoform X2, with protein sequence MEYIAVPIEDDQSVDLMLEVPCNPGVHCVEIYLEQVPIRIDSQANTTQEDVFNPGPIDGSVLVLQHVHRSGAIWTGQNLNILTCRQRLARFMREWPLDHRVRPYIIQAGFYGVYRVGFIQLDWTLITALVERWRQETHTFHLAVGESTVTLQDTAVLLGLRVHGDPVTGTTDVQWPNLCEELLGRRPDGNSLQGSALKLSWLRMHFLQPPPDADDLIVQQYARAYILALIGGALFADKSGSDVQLIFLPLLRDFVAAGRLSWGSATLAHLYRELCRASKAGASEIAGPLILLQLWAWERLHVGRPEKRVSRSQHMVIPRGECVGAEPPVLDVADGAVINDQTLPVDPLGCMWRVPLSRIQNPHGVLMLYRDQLDQQKDDQMIWQPYTQEILSQLPEICTADQHVWRTVAPLICFDIVEWHHPDRVLRQFGFCQGIPRPCDTNLKLHSIDRRGRHDYCWRQYHAQYFDLWAAREQSIVSGEPEQQPMSHYDPYMEWYRSITRRFVTPLADRSNTGFQPTAVTTHLLVQSLTNIHKQCGMTVSAFNSDDAHSALINIQTICSDVLRLIGEGRQLEVAHKLAPPPPSVAREPVRQQCRGRAHGGRHGIIHPAAVSSLVSPATLAISLPDASVKARDDKPFLAPSLAAMTASAASPKPQTPSDPDSIEGPSQVAQEVASSILSTTITVSSIRKRSRGRGSSNGHLSGPTENVRTPIVIPVDRSSSQPPPSPRVASKATVRLEGLAQVTQGAASTPLAELASLATPLDTAPSPPMVLSEAMTSSTTVDINPTEGLSEVIDKSASTPPPTSASPSDDFFEGMSRSTQVAALAPPPITATPLVISANVAPLSPSAVASEAVVSSIAPPPSVISSIEGPSQVTKNAASAPSPIRVTAPPSEGQGRGKVVRVDLTKTMPKSSAIPSDPPASLLNIISKRAKHL encoded by the exons ATGGAATATATAGCTGTGCCAATAGAGGATGATCAGTCAGTAGATCTTATGTTGGAAGTGCCATGCAATCCTGGAGTGCATTGTGTAGAAATTTATTTGGAACAAGTGCCGATTCGCATTGATAGTCAAGCAAATACAACACAGGAGGACGTGTTTAATCCAGGGCCTATTGATGGTTCTGTGCTTGTGCTACAGCATGTGCACAGATCTGGAGCAATTTGGACAGGACAA AATCTCAACATTTTGACATGTAGACAGAGGTTGGCCAGATTTATGCGGGAGTGGCCTCTAGATCATCGTGTGCGTCCATACATCATCCAAGCTGGATTCTATGGGGTATACAGAGTTGGATTTATACAGTTGGACTGGACATTAATTACAGCTTTAGTAGAGAGATGGCGACAGGAGACCCACACCTTCCATCTTGCTGTGGGTGAGAGCACTGTCACTCTACAAGACACAGCAGTATTATTGGGCCTTCGAGTACATGGTGATCCAGTTACCGGCACCACTGATGTACAGTGGCCTAACCTGTGTGAGGAGTTGTTGGGGAGGAGACCTGATGGCAATTCTCTTCAGGGGTCAGCTCTCAAACTTAGTTGGTTACGGATGCATTTCTTGCAGCCACCTCCAGATGCAGACGATCTTATAGTGCAACAGTATGCCAGGGCGTATATCTTGGCATTGATAGGTGGTGCCCTCTTTGCAGATAAGTCAGGATCAGATGTCCAGTTAATATTTTTGCCCTTACTTAGGGATTTTGTGGCTGCGGGACGACTGAGTTGGGGTAGTGCCACGTTGGCCCACTTATATCGAGAGCTCTGTCGAGCCAGTAAGGCAGGGGCATCAGAAATTGCTGGCCCTCTTATACTTCTACAG CTATGGGCATGGGAGCGATTGCATGTTGGTCGTCCTGAAAAACGAGTTTCCCGGAGTCAACATATGGTTATACCAAGGGGGGAGTGTGTAGGGGCAGAACCACCTGTTCTGGATGTTGCAGATGGGGCAGTCATCAATGATCAAACATTACCCGTGGATCCATTAGGATGCAT GTGGCGGGTTCCTTTGTCTCGCATCCAGAATCCCCATGGTGTGTTAATGCTCTATAGAGATCAGCTTGATCAGCAAAAGGATGATCAG ATGATATGGCAGCCATATACACAAGAAATACTTTCACAGTTACCAGAAATATGCACTGCAGACCAGCATGTGTGGCGAACAGTGGCACCACTTATTTGCTTTGATATTGTTGAGTGGCATCATCCTGATCGAGTTCTTCGTCAATTTGGTTTTTGCCAGGGGATTCCTAGACCTTGCGATACCAATCTAAAACTCCATTCTATTGACAGGCGAGGAAGACATGACTATTGTTGGCGGCAGTATCATGCTCAGTACTTTGATCTATGGGCAGCACGTGAACAGAGTATTGTGTCAGGCGAGCCAGAGCAACAACCAATGTCTCATTATGATCCATACATGGAGTGGTACCGTAGCATTACTCGTCGATTTGTTACTCCTCTTGCTGACAGATCAAATACGGGCTTTCAGCCTACAGCGGTGACCACACACTTACTT GTTCAGAGCTTGACTAATATTCATAAACAGTGTGGCATGACAGTCAGTGCTTTCAACAGTGATGATGCACATAGTGCGTTGATAAATATCCAAACCATTTGTAGTGATGTCTTGCGCTTGATTGGTGAAGGTCGCCAGCTTGAGGTAGCACACAAGCTTGCACCTCCACCTCCAAGTGTGGCCAGAGAACCTGTTAGACAGCAATGTCGAGGTAGAGCTCATGGTGGAAGGCATGGCATAATACACCCTGCAGCAGTTTCGTCCTTAGTTTCACCAGCCACACTTGCGATATCACTACCTGATGCTTCTGTAAAAGCAAGAGATGATAAGCCATTTTTAGCACCATCTCTGGCAGCAATGACAGCATCAGCAGCCTCACCAAAACCACAAACTCCATCAGATCCTGACTCCATTGAGGGCCCATCACAGGTTGCTCAGGAGGTTGCTTCTTCTATTCTCTCTACAACAATTACGGTTTCTTCAATTAGAAAGCGAAGTCGAGGTAGAGGTAGTAGCAATGGTCATTTGTCTGGTCCAACAGAAAATGTAAGAACACCCATAGTAATTCCAGTAGACAGGTCATCGTCACAACCACCACCATCCCCAAGAGTAGCATCAAAAGCAACTGTAAGATTAGAGGGGCTAGCTCAGGTCACCCAGGGGGCTGCTTCAACACCTCTTGCTGAATTAGCATCGCTAGCTACTCCATTAGACACAGCACCATCACCCCCTATGGTATTATCAGAAGCAATGACATCATCAACTACAGTAGACATCAACCCTACTGAGGGGCTATCTGAAGTCATTGACAAGAGTGCATCTACACCTCCCCCTACCTCAGCATCACCTTCAGATGATTTCTTTGAGGGGATGTCTCGGTCTACTCAGGTGGCTGCATTAGCACCTCCCCCTATCACAGCAACACCTTTGGTCATTTCAGCAAACGTGGCTCCGCTATCACCATCAGCAGTAGCATCAGAAGCAGTGGTATCATCAATAGCCCCACCTCCATCAGTTATCAGTTCCATTGAGGGGCCATCCCAAGTCACTAAGAATGCTGCATCAGCACCTTCCCCTATCAGAGTTACAGCTCCACCAAGTGAAGGACAAGGCAGGGGCAAAGTAGTCCGGGTTGATCTAACTAAGACCATGCCAAAATCCTCTGCAATTCCATCGGATCCACCAGCTTCACTCCTGAATATAATAAGTAAGAGAGCAAAACACCTTTGA
- the LOC117913597 gene encoding serine/threonine-protein phosphatase 7 long form homolog isoform X1, translated as MARGSVTLLCYWNGKKTKGEHGIAYEGAAPRPIRVNHGITHNELLDKMYAISGFDRKQFELKIVCRYPVTLMEYIAVPIEDDQSVDLMLEVPCNPGVHCVEIYLEQVPIRIDSQANTTQEDVFNPGPIDGSVLVLQHVHRSGAIWTGQNLNILTCRQRLARFMREWPLDHRVRPYIIQAGFYGVYRVGFIQLDWTLITALVERWRQETHTFHLAVGESTVTLQDTAVLLGLRVHGDPVTGTTDVQWPNLCEELLGRRPDGNSLQGSALKLSWLRMHFLQPPPDADDLIVQQYARAYILALIGGALFADKSGSDVQLIFLPLLRDFVAAGRLSWGSATLAHLYRELCRASKAGASEIAGPLILLQLWAWERLHVGRPEKRVSRSQHMVIPRGECVGAEPPVLDVADGAVINDQTLPVDPLGCMWRVPLSRIQNPHGVLMLYRDQLDQQKDDQMIWQPYTQEILSQLPEICTADQHVWRTVAPLICFDIVEWHHPDRVLRQFGFCQGIPRPCDTNLKLHSIDRRGRHDYCWRQYHAQYFDLWAAREQSIVSGEPEQQPMSHYDPYMEWYRSITRRFVTPLADRSNTGFQPTAVTTHLLVQSLTNIHKQCGMTVSAFNSDDAHSALINIQTICSDVLRLIGEGRQLEVAHKLAPPPPSVAREPVRQQCRGRAHGGRHGIIHPAAVSSLVSPATLAISLPDASVKARDDKPFLAPSLAAMTASAASPKPQTPSDPDSIEGPSQVAQEVASSILSTTITVSSIRKRSRGRGSSNGHLSGPTENVRTPIVIPVDRSSSQPPPSPRVASKATVRLEGLAQVTQGAASTPLAELASLATPLDTAPSPPMVLSEAMTSSTTVDINPTEGLSEVIDKSASTPPPTSASPSDDFFEGMSRSTQVAALAPPPITATPLVISANVAPLSPSAVASEAVVSSIAPPPSVISSIEGPSQVTKNAASAPSPIRVTAPPSEGQGRGKVVRVDLTKTMPKSSAIPSDPPASLLNIISKRAKHL; from the exons ATGGCTAGGGGGAGTGTCACACTGTTGTGTTACTGGAATGGGAAGAAGACAAAAGGAGAACATGGCATTGCTTACGAAGGTGCTGCTCCAAGGCCCATCAGGGTTAACCATGGAATAACCCACAATGAGTTGTTGGATAAGATGTACGCTATTAGTGGGTTTGACAGAAAGCAGTTTGAACTGAAAATTGTGTGCAGGTATCCAGTAACATTAATGGAATATATAGCTGTGCCAATAGAGGATGATCAGTCAGTAGATCTTATGTTGGAAGTGCCATGCAATCCTGGAGTGCATTGTGTAGAAATTTATTTGGAACAAGTGCCGATTCGCATTGATAGTCAAGCAAATACAACACAGGAGGACGTGTTTAATCCAGGGCCTATTGATGGTTCTGTGCTTGTGCTACAGCATGTGCACAGATCTGGAGCAATTTGGACAGGACAA AATCTCAACATTTTGACATGTAGACAGAGGTTGGCCAGATTTATGCGGGAGTGGCCTCTAGATCATCGTGTGCGTCCATACATCATCCAAGCTGGATTCTATGGGGTATACAGAGTTGGATTTATACAGTTGGACTGGACATTAATTACAGCTTTAGTAGAGAGATGGCGACAGGAGACCCACACCTTCCATCTTGCTGTGGGTGAGAGCACTGTCACTCTACAAGACACAGCAGTATTATTGGGCCTTCGAGTACATGGTGATCCAGTTACCGGCACCACTGATGTACAGTGGCCTAACCTGTGTGAGGAGTTGTTGGGGAGGAGACCTGATGGCAATTCTCTTCAGGGGTCAGCTCTCAAACTTAGTTGGTTACGGATGCATTTCTTGCAGCCACCTCCAGATGCAGACGATCTTATAGTGCAACAGTATGCCAGGGCGTATATCTTGGCATTGATAGGTGGTGCCCTCTTTGCAGATAAGTCAGGATCAGATGTCCAGTTAATATTTTTGCCCTTACTTAGGGATTTTGTGGCTGCGGGACGACTGAGTTGGGGTAGTGCCACGTTGGCCCACTTATATCGAGAGCTCTGTCGAGCCAGTAAGGCAGGGGCATCAGAAATTGCTGGCCCTCTTATACTTCTACAG CTATGGGCATGGGAGCGATTGCATGTTGGTCGTCCTGAAAAACGAGTTTCCCGGAGTCAACATATGGTTATACCAAGGGGGGAGTGTGTAGGGGCAGAACCACCTGTTCTGGATGTTGCAGATGGGGCAGTCATCAATGATCAAACATTACCCGTGGATCCATTAGGATGCAT GTGGCGGGTTCCTTTGTCTCGCATCCAGAATCCCCATGGTGTGTTAATGCTCTATAGAGATCAGCTTGATCAGCAAAAGGATGATCAG ATGATATGGCAGCCATATACACAAGAAATACTTTCACAGTTACCAGAAATATGCACTGCAGACCAGCATGTGTGGCGAACAGTGGCACCACTTATTTGCTTTGATATTGTTGAGTGGCATCATCCTGATCGAGTTCTTCGTCAATTTGGTTTTTGCCAGGGGATTCCTAGACCTTGCGATACCAATCTAAAACTCCATTCTATTGACAGGCGAGGAAGACATGACTATTGTTGGCGGCAGTATCATGCTCAGTACTTTGATCTATGGGCAGCACGTGAACAGAGTATTGTGTCAGGCGAGCCAGAGCAACAACCAATGTCTCATTATGATCCATACATGGAGTGGTACCGTAGCATTACTCGTCGATTTGTTACTCCTCTTGCTGACAGATCAAATACGGGCTTTCAGCCTACAGCGGTGACCACACACTTACTT GTTCAGAGCTTGACTAATATTCATAAACAGTGTGGCATGACAGTCAGTGCTTTCAACAGTGATGATGCACATAGTGCGTTGATAAATATCCAAACCATTTGTAGTGATGTCTTGCGCTTGATTGGTGAAGGTCGCCAGCTTGAGGTAGCACACAAGCTTGCACCTCCACCTCCAAGTGTGGCCAGAGAACCTGTTAGACAGCAATGTCGAGGTAGAGCTCATGGTGGAAGGCATGGCATAATACACCCTGCAGCAGTTTCGTCCTTAGTTTCACCAGCCACACTTGCGATATCACTACCTGATGCTTCTGTAAAAGCAAGAGATGATAAGCCATTTTTAGCACCATCTCTGGCAGCAATGACAGCATCAGCAGCCTCACCAAAACCACAAACTCCATCAGATCCTGACTCCATTGAGGGCCCATCACAGGTTGCTCAGGAGGTTGCTTCTTCTATTCTCTCTACAACAATTACGGTTTCTTCAATTAGAAAGCGAAGTCGAGGTAGAGGTAGTAGCAATGGTCATTTGTCTGGTCCAACAGAAAATGTAAGAACACCCATAGTAATTCCAGTAGACAGGTCATCGTCACAACCACCACCATCCCCAAGAGTAGCATCAAAAGCAACTGTAAGATTAGAGGGGCTAGCTCAGGTCACCCAGGGGGCTGCTTCAACACCTCTTGCTGAATTAGCATCGCTAGCTACTCCATTAGACACAGCACCATCACCCCCTATGGTATTATCAGAAGCAATGACATCATCAACTACAGTAGACATCAACCCTACTGAGGGGCTATCTGAAGTCATTGACAAGAGTGCATCTACACCTCCCCCTACCTCAGCATCACCTTCAGATGATTTCTTTGAGGGGATGTCTCGGTCTACTCAGGTGGCTGCATTAGCACCTCCCCCTATCACAGCAACACCTTTGGTCATTTCAGCAAACGTGGCTCCGCTATCACCATCAGCAGTAGCATCAGAAGCAGTGGTATCATCAATAGCCCCACCTCCATCAGTTATCAGTTCCATTGAGGGGCCATCCCAAGTCACTAAGAATGCTGCATCAGCACCTTCCCCTATCAGAGTTACAGCTCCACCAAGTGAAGGACAAGGCAGGGGCAAAGTAGTCCGGGTTGATCTAACTAAGACCATGCCAAAATCCTCTGCAATTCCATCGGATCCACCAGCTTCACTCCTGAATATAATAAGTAAGAGAGCAAAACACCTTTGA